A genomic stretch from Desulfolutivibrio sulfodismutans DSM 3696 includes:
- a CDS encoding cyclase family protein, whose amino-acid sequence MLHDLSLPLRAGIEESVQSEANVTRLVASGHVGTHLDRILGTVVPLDYFKSRGVRFDVRAFCREREIRPEDVDMAFVRPGDFVMFHTGYMARSGYGTPDYLQAHVAVSWDLVDRLLERKVHYIGIDARGLRPNAEHRQVDERCERMGTYVVENMTNLEALPAKEKMMVYTMCFDAGGTGIACRVIAETADEASSG is encoded by the coding sequence ATGCTGCATGATCTTTCCCTTCCACTTCGGGCAGGCATCGAGGAATCGGTGCAGTCCGAGGCGAATGTCACCCGTCTCGTGGCCTCTGGGCATGTGGGCACCCACCTGGACAGGATCCTCGGGACCGTCGTCCCCCTGGACTATTTCAAAAGCCGGGGCGTGCGGTTCGATGTCCGCGCGTTTTGCCGTGAGCGCGAGATCCGGCCCGAGGATGTCGACATGGCGTTCGTCCGTCCCGGGGATTTCGTCATGTTCCACACCGGGTACATGGCCCGCTCCGGCTACGGAACGCCGGACTATCTGCAGGCCCATGTGGCGGTGTCATGGGATCTTGTGGATCGTCTTTTGGAGCGGAAGGTGCATTATATCGGCATTGACGCGCGGGGCTTGCGGCCAAACGCCGAGCACCGCCAGGTGGACGAACGATGCGAGCGGATGGGGACCTACGTGGTGGAGAACATGACCAACCTGGAGGCCCTGCCTGCCAAGGAAAAAATGATGGTCTACACCATGTGCTTCGATGCCGGAGGGACTGGGATTGCGTGCCGTGTCATCGCCGAAACGGCCGACGAAGCCAGCTCCGGCTGA
- the secA gene encoding preprotein translocase subunit SecA, which produces MFKAIAKKILGSRNDRYIKSLAPLVARIGDLEASVQPLDQAAMQARIAKMRQEVQNGRPLDELLPEVFALVREASVRALGMRHFDVQLIGGITLHQGKIAEMKTGEGKTLVATLPVVLNALSGKGVHLITVNDYLARRDAAWMGKLYEYLGLTVGVIVHGLSDQERQQAYGADITYGTNNEFGFDYLRDNMKFYKEQLVQRPLNYAIVDEVDSILIDEARTPLIISGPAEESTALYSKIDAIIPSLKLDTHFTLDEKGKSVLISEEGVARCEQILGVENLYDPANVSLQHHVLQGLRAHHLYQRDVDYIVKEGQVVIVDEFTGRLMPGRRYSDGLHQALEAKEGVKVEAENQTLASITFQNYFRMYEKLSGMTGTADTEAVEFKQIYDLEVISIPTHRNMVRKDFPDLIYKSQADKFKAIASDVKELHRKGQPVLVGTVSIEKSELLSGLLKKEGVPHDVLNAKQHEKEAEIVALAGHKGRVTIATNMAGRGTDIVLGEGVVDLGGLHILGTERHESRRIDNQLRGRAGRQGDPGSSRFYLALDDDLMRLFGSDRIAGIMDKLGMEEGEAIENRMVTKAIENAQKRVEAHNFDIRKQLLEYDNVMNQQREVIYSLRREVMVTETPEALIEGWIEELLDEVFEPLASSKGDHDPEALEATAARIEEMFTVRAEIKTGDDSEKEAVRQAVAAQLETLRVGAGEHYREIARYFLLESLDRNWKEHLLSMDHLRDGIGLRGYGQKDPKQEYKREGFTLFQSLIFTIKDASVRALCRVRIRTEVREEEFQHKQEPAGEVQYSGGSDTGERKKQPKRRDAPKVGPNDPCPCGSGKKYKKCCRK; this is translated from the coding sequence ATGTTCAAGGCCATCGCCAAAAAAATCCTGGGGTCGCGCAACGACCGCTACATAAAAAGCCTCGCCCCCCTGGTCGCCCGCATTGGCGATCTGGAGGCCTCCGTACAGCCGCTGGATCAGGCGGCCATGCAGGCCCGCATCGCAAAGATGCGCCAGGAGGTGCAAAACGGCCGCCCCCTGGACGAGCTTTTGCCCGAGGTCTTTGCCCTGGTCCGGGAGGCCTCGGTCCGCGCCCTGGGCATGCGCCACTTCGACGTGCAGCTCATCGGCGGCATCACCCTGCATCAGGGCAAGATCGCGGAGATGAAGACCGGCGAAGGAAAAACCCTAGTGGCCACCCTGCCCGTGGTCTTAAACGCCCTGTCCGGCAAGGGCGTGCACCTGATCACCGTCAACGACTACCTGGCCAGGCGCGACGCGGCCTGGATGGGCAAGCTTTACGAATATCTGGGACTCACCGTGGGGGTCATCGTCCACGGCCTCTCGGACCAGGAGCGCCAGCAGGCCTACGGCGCGGACATCACCTACGGCACCAACAACGAGTTCGGCTTCGACTATCTGCGCGACAACATGAAGTTCTACAAGGAACAGCTCGTGCAGCGGCCCCTGAACTACGCCATCGTGGACGAAGTGGACTCCATCCTCATCGACGAGGCCAGAACGCCGCTGATCATCTCCGGCCCGGCCGAGGAGTCCACGGCGCTGTATTCCAAGATCGACGCCATCATCCCCTCCCTGAAGCTGGACACGCATTTCACCCTGGATGAAAAGGGCAAAAGCGTGCTCATCAGCGAAGAGGGCGTGGCCCGCTGCGAACAGATCCTGGGCGTGGAAAACCTCTACGATCCGGCCAACGTCAGCCTCCAGCACCATGTGCTCCAGGGGCTTCGGGCGCACCACCTCTACCAGCGCGACGTGGACTATATCGTCAAAGAGGGCCAGGTGGTCATCGTGGACGAGTTCACGGGGCGGCTCATGCCCGGCCGCCGCTACAGCGACGGCCTGCACCAGGCCCTGGAGGCCAAGGAAGGGGTCAAGGTCGAGGCTGAGAACCAGACCCTGGCCTCCATCACCTTCCAGAACTACTTCCGCATGTACGAGAAGCTCTCGGGCATGACCGGCACCGCCGACACCGAGGCCGTGGAGTTCAAGCAGATCTACGACCTGGAGGTCATCTCCATCCCCACCCACCGCAACATGGTGCGCAAGGACTTCCCCGATCTCATCTACAAAAGCCAGGCCGACAAGTTCAAGGCCATCGCCTCCGACGTGAAGGAGTTGCACCGGAAAGGCCAGCCCGTGCTGGTGGGCACCGTGTCCATCGAAAAGTCCGAACTGCTTTCGGGGCTTTTGAAAAAAGAAGGCGTGCCCCACGACGTCTTAAACGCCAAGCAGCACGAAAAAGAGGCCGAGATCGTGGCCCTGGCCGGGCACAAGGGCCGGGTGACCATCGCCACCAACATGGCCGGGCGCGGTACGGACATCGTGCTGGGCGAGGGCGTGGTGGACCTGGGCGGCCTGCACATCCTGGGCACCGAGCGCCACGAATCCCGGCGCATCGACAACCAGCTCCGGGGCCGCGCCGGACGCCAGGGCGACCCCGGCTCCTCGCGCTTCTACCTGGCCCTGGACGACGACCTGATGCGGCTTTTCGGTTCGGATCGCATCGCCGGGATCATGGACAAGCTGGGCATGGAAGAGGGCGAGGCCATCGAGAACCGGATGGTCACCAAGGCCATCGAGAACGCCCAGAAGCGGGTCGAGGCCCACAATTTCGATATCCGCAAACAGCTTCTGGAATACGACAACGTCATGAACCAGCAGCGCGAGGTCATCTATTCCCTGCGCCGCGAGGTCATGGTCACCGAAACCCCGGAGGCGCTCATCGAGGGCTGGATCGAAGAGCTCTTGGACGAGGTCTTCGAGCCCCTGGCCTCCTCCAAGGGGGATCACGATCCTGAGGCCCTGGAGGCGACGGCGGCGCGCATCGAGGAGATGTTCACCGTGCGCGCCGAGATCAAGACCGGCGACGATTCGGAAAAAGAGGCCGTGCGCCAGGCCGTGGCCGCCCAGTTGGAGACCCTCAGGGTCGGCGCGGGGGAGCATTACCGGGAGATCGCCAGGTATTTTCTGCTGGAGAGCCTGGACCGCAACTGGAAGGAACATCTGTTGAGCATGGACCACCTGCGCGACGGCATTGGCCTTCGCGGCTACGGGCAGAAAGACCCCAAGCAGGAATACAAGCGCGAGGGCTTCACCCTGTTCCAAAGCCTGATCTTCACCATCAAGGACGCCTCGGTGCGGGCCCTGTGCCGGGTGCGCATCCGAACCGAGGTGCGCGAGGAGGAGTTCCAGCACAAACAGGAGCCCGCCGGGGAAGTGCAGTACAGCGGCGGCAGCGATACGGGCGAGCGCAAGAAGCAGCCAAAGCGCCGCGACGCCCCCAAGGTGGGCCCCAACGATCCCTGCCCCTGCGGCAGCGGCAAGAAATACAAGAAGTGCTGCCGGAAATAG
- a CDS encoding PilZ domain-containing protein: MEIERGTKVQLVFPGDEERFCGIMVGLFPDAYLILSIPFTATMKKKAKKKHVVTGRYVHCGTVYGFRAMVMNYIVDPASLLFLEYPSHVEVLELRREPRVPCLFPATLVRDDDTPRTGILTDLSPSGCRVSLRGAEGVPFAGGDRVKLEFYAVEPKNQYTVFTEVTNVTTRDGVLHLGLRFDSVHRGFRKAITHFVGELALELAHVPVAART, from the coding sequence ATGGAGATCGAACGCGGCACCAAGGTGCAACTGGTCTTCCCCGGCGATGAGGAACGGTTCTGCGGCATCATGGTGGGGCTTTTCCCCGACGCCTACCTGATCCTGTCCATTCCGTTCACCGCCACCATGAAGAAGAAGGCCAAAAAAAAGCACGTGGTCACCGGCCGCTACGTCCACTGCGGCACGGTCTACGGCTTTCGGGCCATGGTCATGAACTACATCGTGGACCCGGCCTCCCTGCTGTTTTTGGAATATCCCTCCCATGTGGAGGTTCTGGAGTTGCGTCGGGAGCCGCGCGTGCCCTGCCTGTTTCCGGCCACCCTGGTCCGGGACGACGACACGCCGCGAACCGGCATCCTCACGGACCTGTCTCCCAGCGGCTGCCGGGTGAGCCTGCGCGGCGCAGAGGGCGTCCCCTTCGCCGGGGGGGATCGGGTCAAGCTCGAATTCTATGCCGTTGAGCCCAAAAACCAGTATACGGTGTTCACCGAGGTGACCAATGTCACCACCCGGGACGGCGTGCTGCACCTGGGGTTGCGCTTCGATTCGGTGCATCGCGGCTTTCGCAAGGCCATCACCCATTTCGTGGGCGAACTGGCCCTGGAACTGGCCCACGTTCCGGTGGCCGCCAGGACGTAA
- a CDS encoding VTT domain-containing protein: MWDIVMHLDRHVAALGLEYGVWAYVVLFGVVFAETGLIVATILPSDTVLFAAGALAGKGIFPVWGLYAGFALAAFAGDYVNYLAGVFLGERFFVRGRVPFVSPEALMKAHDYYATHGGMTVVAARFVPVLRAVAPLAGGVAGMGTGKFLAYSAIGKAVWAAIYVFGGYFFGQIPWMEKNFAVVVLVAMGVPFVVAGLRVAWEMGKRKGRREGGGIRM, from the coding sequence ATGTGGGACATAGTCATGCACCTGGACCGGCATGTGGCGGCCCTCGGCCTCGAATACGGCGTGTGGGCGTATGTGGTGCTCTTCGGGGTGGTGTTCGCCGAGACCGGGCTCATCGTGGCCACCATCCTGCCCAGCGATACGGTGCTTTTCGCAGCCGGGGCCCTGGCGGGCAAAGGCATCTTCCCGGTGTGGGGGCTCTATGCCGGGTTCGCCCTGGCAGCCTTCGCCGGGGACTACGTGAACTATCTGGCCGGGGTCTTTCTGGGGGAACGGTTCTTCGTCCGGGGCCGGGTTCCCTTTGTGAGCCCCGAGGCATTGATGAAGGCCCACGACTATTACGCCACACACGGCGGCATGACCGTGGTGGCGGCCCGGTTCGTGCCGGTGCTGCGGGCCGTGGCCCCGCTGGCCGGGGGCGTCGCGGGCATGGGCACGGGAAAGTTTCTGGCCTACAGCGCCATCGGCAAGGCCGTGTGGGCCGCCATCTACGTCTTCGGGGGCTATTTTTTCGGACAGATCCCGTGGATGGAGAAAAACTTCGCCGTGGTGGTGCTGGTGGCCATGGGCGTGCCGTTTGTGGTGGCCGGGCTGCGCGTGGCCTGGGAGATGGGGAAGCGGAAAGGCCGCCGGGAGGGGGGCGGGATCAGGATGTGA
- the ahbA gene encoding siroheme decarboxylase subunit alpha, translating into MDSIDRDILSEIQSGFPLCARPYAAIGEKVGLTEAETLARVRALKQKGVIRRIGASFQSRKLGFLSTLCAAQVPEDRIEAFVAEVNRHPGVTHNYLRAHPYNVWFTLIGPGRDSMRDTLAAIHAATGIEILNLPAEKLFKIKVDFSMKKPAVDPSTQPG; encoded by the coding sequence ATGGATTCCATCGACCGCGACATCCTCTCCGAGATTCAGTCCGGCTTTCCCCTGTGCGCGCGCCCCTACGCCGCCATCGGTGAAAAAGTGGGCCTGACCGAGGCCGAGACCCTGGCCCGGGTCCGGGCGCTCAAGCAAAAGGGCGTCATCCGCCGTATCGGGGCCAGCTTCCAGTCCCGCAAGCTGGGGTTTTTAAGCACCCTGTGCGCGGCCCAGGTTCCCGAGGACCGCATCGAGGCCTTCGTGGCCGAGGTCAACCGGCACCCCGGCGTGACCCACAACTACCTGCGCGCCCATCCCTATAATGTCTGGTTCACCCTGATCGGCCCCGGCCGGGACAGCATGCGGGACACCCTGGCGGCCATACACGCCGCGACGGGCATCGAGATCCTGAACCTTCCGGCCGAAAAGCTTTTCAAGATCAAGGTCGATTTTTCCATGAAAAAGCCCGCTGTTGACCCATCGACCCAACCCGGCTAG
- a CDS encoding AraC family transcriptional regulator, whose amino-acid sequence MAHMIQPADLLVIPLSPEVTLDALPGVRTRTLEAAPVTGRDLHRHDMGQLYCLTAGLCVIEDAAERLSLPPGQIGWIPPETPHAALRHGDIVGWAAYIAPGWCGMLPSVPCTLECSPLIPLIMERFLLQNGCVAMAAASEALDPPATADDSPEARTRRLFRVLLDELEDARPVSKPLPLPRDPRFLPVLRSLLHNPADPRHLAAWARQAMLSERSFSRLFARETGMPFNHWRRRVRLMRGRELLAAGASVQEAAWGVGYENVSAFIAGFRQLFGTTPGQAAGRQRKRSG is encoded by the coding sequence ATGGCCCATATGATCCAGCCTGCCGATCTGTTGGTGATCCCTCTGTCGCCTGAAGTCACGCTGGATGCGCTCCCCGGGGTGCGGACCAGAACCCTTGAGGCTGCACCGGTGACGGGCAGGGATCTGCACCGGCACGACATGGGGCAACTCTATTGCCTCACGGCCGGACTATGCGTGATCGAGGATGCCGCCGAACGCCTGAGCCTGCCGCCGGGACAGATCGGGTGGATTCCCCCGGAAACGCCGCATGCGGCCCTGCGTCACGGCGACATCGTGGGTTGGGCGGCCTACATCGCCCCCGGCTGGTGCGGTATGCTGCCCTCCGTCCCCTGCACCCTGGAGTGCTCCCCCCTGATTCCCCTGATCATGGAACGATTCCTGCTGCAAAACGGCTGCGTCGCCATGGCCGCCGCCTCCGAAGCCCTTGACCCGCCAGCGACCGCTGATGACTCGCCGGAGGCCAGAACCCGTCGCCTGTTCCGCGTGCTTCTCGACGAGCTCGAAGACGCCCGACCGGTCTCCAAGCCTCTTCCCTTACCGCGCGACCCCCGATTTTTACCCGTACTCCGCAGTCTTCTGCACAACCCGGCTGATCCGCGACACCTCGCCGCCTGGGCGCGGCAGGCCATGCTGAGCGAACGCAGCTTCAGCCGTCTTTTCGCCCGCGAAACCGGTATGCCGTTCAATCACTGGCGGCGGCGGGTCCGGCTCATGCGGGGACGCGAACTCCTCGCGGCGGGGGCCTCGGTGCAGGAGGCGGCGTGGGGCGTGGGGTACGAGAATGTCAGCGCGTTTATCGCCGGATTCCGGCAGCTTTTCGGAACCACACCCGGACAGGCGGCTGGAAGACAGCGGAAAAGGTCCGGCTGA
- a CDS encoding phenylacetate--CoA ligase family protein: MYFEPKIETMAREDLRRLQLERLQATLTRVSRNVPHYRKRFAEMGIDPDGFLSLDDVRRLPFTTKKDLRDSYPYGLFAVPLRDVVRLHASSGTTGKPTVVGYTRNDVKRWAGLVARVLTAGGAGRDDVVQISLGYGLFTGGIGFHYGAEAIGAAVIPASSGNTRRQAMIMEDYRTTTLVCTPSYALHLADALDELDINANALSLRHGLFGAETWTEGMRAKIESRLKVTATDNYGLSEIMGPGVAGECQERGGMHVSEDHFLMEIVDPVTGEPVAEGECGELVLTTLTKEAFPMIRFRTGDLTRIMPGECPCGRTFRRIGRILGRTDDMLIIRGTNVFPSQIEAVLLEVEGITPHYQVVVERQGALDEATVEVEATESVFLDRISEHQNLVERLRKRLASELGVSFRVRLVEPKSLERTDGKVKRVLDRREQPGASCPG; this comes from the coding sequence ATGTATTTTGAACCGAAAATCGAGACCATGGCCCGCGAGGATCTGCGGCGGCTGCAACTGGAGCGGCTCCAGGCCACGCTGACCCGGGTGTCCCGCAACGTGCCCCATTACCGCAAGCGGTTCGCGGAAATGGGCATCGATCCCGACGGGTTCTTAAGCCTGGACGACGTGCGGCGGCTGCCCTTCACCACCAAAAAGGATTTGCGCGACAGCTATCCCTACGGGCTTTTCGCCGTGCCGCTTCGCGACGTGGTGCGGCTGCACGCCTCTTCCGGCACCACGGGCAAGCCCACGGTGGTGGGGTATACCCGAAACGACGTGAAACGTTGGGCCGGGCTTGTGGCCCGGGTGCTCACGGCCGGGGGCGCGGGCCGCGACGACGTGGTGCAGATCTCCCTGGGCTACGGGCTTTTCACCGGCGGCATCGGGTTCCACTACGGGGCCGAGGCCATCGGCGCGGCGGTCATCCCGGCCTCGAGCGGCAACACCCGCCGCCAGGCCATGATCATGGAGGACTACCGCACCACCACCCTGGTGTGCACGCCGAGTTACGCCCTGCACCTGGCCGACGCCCTGGATGAACTCGACATCAACGCCAACGCCCTGTCCCTGCGCCATGGCCTGTTCGGGGCCGAGACCTGGACCGAGGGCATGCGCGCGAAAATCGAGTCGCGCCTGAAGGTCACGGCCACGGACAACTACGGCTTAAGCGAGATCATGGGGCCGGGAGTGGCCGGGGAATGCCAGGAGCGCGGCGGCATGCATGTCAGCGAGGACCATTTTCTCATGGAGATCGTGGACCCGGTCACGGGCGAGCCCGTGGCCGAGGGGGAGTGCGGCGAGCTGGTCCTGACCACGTTGACCAAGGAAGCCTTCCCCATGATCCGCTTCCGCACCGGCGACCTGACCCGCATCATGCCCGGGGAGTGCCCCTGCGGCCGCACCTTCCGGCGTATCGGGCGCATCCTGGGGCGCACGGACGACATGCTGATCATCCGGGGCACCAATGTCTTCCCGTCCCAGATCGAGGCCGTGCTTTTGGAGGTGGAGGGCATCACCCCCCATTACCAGGTGGTGGTGGAACGCCAGGGGGCCCTGGACGAGGCCACGGTCGAGGTCGAGGCCACGGAGAGCGTGTTCCTGGACCGCATCAGCGAACATCAAAATCTCGTGGAACGTCTGAGGAAACGCCTGGCCTCGGAACTGGGGGTGTCCTTCCGGGTGCGGCTGGTGGAGCCCAAGAGTCTGGAACGCACGGACGGCAAGGTCAAACGCGTCCTGGACCGGCGGGAGCAGCCCGGCGCATCCTGCCCGGGCTGA
- a CDS encoding GGDEF domain-containing response regulator, translating to MDMTDPAEHYAPGKHQSVLLADPDAVGRAVWGRLLRARFSLVLEAENGVEALALFGRHKPDLVMARIQMPGLDGVSMALTAADTDPHVPFFLLGTARQVTQLAGALFLPTVRLVPIPVDPVRLLPLVEDAARVAALRRSAGESDRLVRFFLDASPHPQAIFSRGRLEYVNRGLLRCMGLSSFHEFQAMGIGLSDFFQVEDAPLADPARFARDVLDDPLDREHIVSLVHPRHPGRPAHVFQAAAARLPGADRLMLTLTDITELEYEKRDLIDLATVDPLTRAFNRRKLSEILADETSRARRYATPLSVILFDIDHFKRVNDTYGHDAGDVVLTEMARLVMGLLRENDRLARWGGEEFLVVAPGVGLEGAAELAERLRAAVAAQAFPGVPGVTSSFGVAQYRPGEPPEPLVKRADAALYRAKEGGRNRVEREAGEPAKTGGIN from the coding sequence ATGGACATGACCGATCCGGCGGAGCATTACGCCCCGGGCAAGCATCAAAGCGTGCTGTTGGCCGATCCCGACGCGGTGGGCCGGGCCGTGTGGGGGCGGCTGTTGCGGGCCCGCTTTTCCCTGGTCCTTGAGGCTGAAAACGGCGTGGAGGCCCTGGCCCTTTTCGGCCGCCACAAGCCGGACCTGGTGATGGCCAGGATCCAGATGCCGGGGCTTGACGGCGTGAGCATGGCTCTGACGGCGGCCGACACGGATCCGCATGTGCCGTTTTTCCTCTTGGGCACGGCCAGGCAGGTCACGCAGTTGGCGGGCGCCCTTTTTCTGCCCACGGTGCGGCTTGTGCCCATCCCGGTGGACCCGGTGCGGCTTTTGCCGCTGGTGGAGGACGCCGCCCGGGTGGCGGCCCTGCGCCGCTCGGCCGGGGAATCCGACCGGCTGGTGCGTTTTTTCCTGGACGCCTCGCCCCATCCCCAGGCCATTTTTTCCCGGGGGCGGCTGGAATACGTCAACCGGGGGCTCCTGCGCTGCATGGGCCTGTCCTCCTTCCATGAATTCCAGGCCATGGGGATTGGCTTAAGCGATTTTTTCCAGGTGGAGGACGCGCCCCTGGCCGACCCGGCCCGGTTCGCCCGGGACGTCCTGGACGACCCCCTGGACCGGGAGCACATCGTCAGCCTCGTGCATCCCCGCCACCCCGGCCGCCCGGCCCACGTGTTCCAGGCCGCGGCCGCCCGCCTGCCCGGGGCGGATCGCCTCATGCTTACCCTGACCGACATCACGGAGCTCGAATACGAAAAACGCGACCTGATCGACCTGGCCACGGTGGACCCCCTGACCCGGGCCTTCAACCGGCGCAAGCTCTCGGAGATCCTGGCCGACGAGACCTCCCGGGCTAGGCGTTACGCCACGCCCCTGTCGGTCATCCTCTTTGACATCGACCACTTCAAGCGGGTCAACGACACCTACGGCCACGACGCCGGGGATGTGGTGCTGACGGAGATGGCCCGGCTGGTCATGGGGCTTTTGCGGGAAAACGACCGGCTGGCCCGGTGGGGGGGCGAGGAATTTTTGGTGGTGGCCCCGGGGGTGGGCCTTGAGGGTGCGGCGGAATTGGCCGAACGGCTGCGGGCGGCCGTGGCGGCCCAGGCGTTTCCGGGCGTACCCGGGGTGACGTCGAGCTTCGGGGTGGCGCAGTACCGGCCGGGCGAACCGCCGGAGCCGCTGGTCAAGCGGGCCGACGCGGCGCTGTACCGGGCCAAGGAGGGCGGCCGCAACCGGGTGGAGCGGGAGGCGGGCGAGCCTGCAAAAACCGGCGGGATCAATTGA
- the argJ gene encoding bifunctional glutamate N-acetyltransferase/amino-acid acetyltransferase ArgJ, producing the protein MASDIVPVPKGFSFAAVGAGFKYSGRDDLMLIVSETEASAAGVFTQNAFQAAPVTVARANMAKTGGRARAILVNAGQANACTGDEGIEDCRQTLKLVAEGLGIAPREVLPASTGVIGPRMDLDKWKAAVPDLLDGLGQIGPCRAARAIMTTDTFPKLAWSSLSTPSGEVRVLGMAKGSGMIAPNMATMIGVLLCDADVGSLWWHEAVAACADASFNSVTVDGDTSTNDCVLALSNGASKVTIDSAEGRQELLAVMMEVCQALAYMIVQDAEGGTKIIRIKVKGAADNAQAELAARAVGNSPLVKTAMFGEDANWGRIVCAIGRSGAIFEPSRVSVTVGGVPVFTRGMPAGGDLDGLLAPHMRRGEIPVDIELGDGPGRYVLLASDLSYDYVKINADYRS; encoded by the coding sequence ATGGCTTCCGACATCGTACCTGTTCCCAAGGGATTTTCCTTCGCCGCGGTCGGCGCGGGATTCAAGTATTCCGGCCGCGACGATCTGATGCTCATCGTCAGCGAGACCGAGGCCTCGGCTGCCGGGGTGTTCACCCAAAACGCCTTCCAGGCCGCGCCGGTCACCGTGGCCCGCGCCAATATGGCCAAGACCGGCGGCCGGGCCCGGGCCATCCTGGTCAACGCCGGGCAGGCCAACGCCTGCACCGGAGACGAGGGCATCGAGGACTGCCGCCAGACCTTGAAGCTTGTGGCCGAGGGGCTGGGCATTGCGCCGCGCGAGGTGCTTCCGGCCTCGACGGGCGTCATCGGGCCGCGCATGGATCTGGACAAGTGGAAGGCGGCCGTGCCGGATCTTCTGGACGGTCTGGGGCAGATTGGACCATGCCGGGCGGCCCGGGCCATCATGACCACGGACACCTTCCCCAAGCTGGCCTGGAGTTCGCTTTCCACGCCCTCGGGCGAGGTGCGGGTTTTGGGCATGGCCAAGGGCTCGGGCATGATCGCCCCGAACATGGCCACCATGATCGGCGTACTTCTGTGCGACGCCGACGTGGGGTCGCTGTGGTGGCATGAGGCCGTGGCGGCCTGCGCCGATGCGAGCTTCAATTCCGTGACCGTGGACGGCGACACCAGCACCAACGACTGCGTGTTGGCCCTGTCCAACGGGGCTTCGAAGGTCACCATCGACTCCGCCGAGGGCCGCCAGGAGCTTTTGGCGGTGATGATGGAGGTCTGCCAGGCCTTGGCCTACATGATCGTGCAGGACGCCGAGGGCGGCACCAAGATCATCCGCATCAAGGTCAAGGGAGCGGCGGACAACGCTCAGGCCGAGCTGGCGGCCCGGGCCGTGGGCAACTCGCCGTTGGTCAAGACGGCCATGTTCGGCGAGGACGCCAACTGGGGCCGCATCGTCTGCGCCATCGGCAGAAGCGGCGCGATCTTCGAGCCCTCCCGGGTCAGCGTGACCGTGGGCGGCGTGCCGGTCTTCACCCGGGGCATGCCTGCGGGCGGCGACCTGGACGGGCTTTTGGCCCCGCACATGCGCCGGGGCGAGATCCCCGTGGACATCGAACTGGGCGACGGCCCGGGCCGGTATGTGCTTTTGGCCTCGGATTTGAGCTACGACTACGTGAAGATCAACGCGGACTACCGCTCGTGA
- a CDS encoding tetratricopeptide repeat protein, with amino-acid sequence MERMMRMLLTAMLVFGMAGMAGPFAAGAASLEDELFFAADAYYRGLDARAIGGFEDVLKKDPANDYALARLGVLLAEKGDLDAATQRFQNALAVDPENLFALKWLGILALRRGDQDQAARRFQAMLDADPGNAQATAWQGVALMLEGDPVAAVERFAAASAADADDPGLHYLLSLAYASLGLPENARLELETTLELRPTDVPALTRLGTLFYRQGQRDLAEASWRQAMTVEPGYVEARFCLSRSLADAALAAQAEGNEAKAGRLWMLALEADPANGEALAAQNAASQEARPTPDAQRPNDKAQAPRAAEAASQKTRTDTGVSHSSEKTANNKK; translated from the coding sequence ATGGAACGCATGATGCGGATGTTGCTGACAGCCATGCTGGTCTTCGGGATGGCCGGGATGGCCGGGCCCTTTGCAGCCGGGGCGGCCAGCCTTGAAGACGAGCTTTTTTTCGCCGCCGACGCCTATTATCGCGGCCTGGACGCCCGGGCCATCGGCGGCTTCGAGGATGTCCTGAAAAAAGACCCGGCCAACGACTATGCCCTGGCCCGGCTGGGCGTGCTGTTGGCGGAAAAAGGCGACCTGGACGCCGCCACGCAACGCTTTCAAAATGCCCTGGCCGTGGACCCGGAAAACCTGTTCGCCCTCAAATGGCTGGGCATCCTGGCCCTGCGCCGGGGTGACCAGGACCAAGCGGCCCGCCGCTTCCAGGCCATGCTCGACGCCGATCCGGGCAACGCCCAGGCCACAGCCTGGCAAGGCGTGGCCCTGATGCTCGAAGGCGACCCTGTCGCCGCCGTGGAGCGGTTTGCGGCAGCCTCGGCCGCCGACGCGGATGACCCCGGCCTGCATTATCTGCTGTCCCTGGCCTATGCCTCCCTGGGGCTGCCGGAAAACGCCCGCCTGGAACTGGAAACGACCCTGGAGCTTAGGCCCACGGACGTCCCGGCCCTGACCCGGCTAGGCACGCTGTTCTACCGCCAGGGACAGCGCGATCTGGCCGAGGCCTCCTGGCGGCAGGCCATGACCGTGGAACCGGGGTATGTCGAGGCCCGGTTCTGCCTGTCCCGCAGTCTGGCCGACGCAGCCCTGGCGGCCCAGGCCGAGGGCAACGAGGCCAAGGCCGGACGGCTGTGGATGCTGGCCCTGGAGGCGGACCCCGCCAACGGCGAGGCCCTGGCGGCGCAAAACGCCGCCTCCCAGGAAGCGCGGCCGACCCCAGACGCGCAACGGCCAAACGACAAGGCCCAGGCCCCCCGAGCCGCCGAAGCCGCCTCTCAGAAGACCCGGACGGACACCGGCGTGTCCCACTCCTCCGAGAAAACCGCGAACAACAAGAAATGA